Proteins encoded together in one Prosthecobacter fusiformis window:
- the lpxK gene encoding tetraacyldisaccharide 4'-kinase, protein MKDTLEDLEKFIIDVIIHNRRGMRAAFLRMAFWFLSGIYSGAVRLRLLLYRERYLHDHHLGVPVISIGNITVGGTGKTPVVELFAKALLAQGRRVAILSRGYKSKRQRKIPTSWRIAAKLGLVRKPRELLPRVVSDGEKVLLDSYVAGDEPFMLAQNCKGVPVVVDRNRVKAGAHAIRKFGADVLILDDGLQYLKLKHRHDIVLVDKTAPFGTGYMLPRGTLREPPASLRRASYIFLTKSDGDSGEIIEQIRKHNAVAEIIECRHRPVHFEHIHTGERLPLDAFRGKYVGALSGIAVPESFENSLRKLGAKVHWTVRFTDHHRFQEKEIIQFIDRCENADAHAILTTEKDFVRFPKSLPDDIPIYFLRVEIEIIKGREIFDKLVRLIAEPRHVTQGLVSADLLETAV, encoded by the coding sequence ATGAAGGACACGCTCGAAGATCTCGAAAAATTCATCATTGATGTCATCATCCACAATCGTCGTGGCATGCGGGCGGCGTTTTTGCGCATGGCGTTCTGGTTTTTGTCCGGCATTTATTCTGGGGCGGTGAGGCTGCGCTTGTTACTATATCGGGAGCGTTACCTGCACGACCATCACCTGGGGGTGCCGGTGATCAGCATTGGAAACATCACGGTGGGTGGCACGGGCAAGACGCCAGTGGTGGAGCTTTTTGCCAAGGCCCTGCTGGCCCAGGGGCGGCGGGTGGCCATCCTGAGCCGGGGTTATAAAAGCAAACGACAGCGCAAGATCCCCACGAGCTGGCGCATCGCGGCCAAATTGGGTCTGGTCCGCAAGCCGCGCGAGCTGCTGCCGCGTGTGGTCTCGGACGGTGAAAAGGTGTTGCTGGATTCTTACGTGGCCGGTGATGAGCCCTTCATGCTGGCGCAAAACTGCAAAGGCGTGCCCGTGGTGGTGGACCGCAACCGCGTGAAGGCGGGTGCCCATGCCATCCGTAAATTCGGTGCGGATGTGCTCATCCTGGATGACGGCCTGCAATACCTGAAGTTGAAGCATCGCCATGACATCGTGCTGGTGGATAAAACCGCTCCGTTTGGCACCGGCTATATGCTGCCCCGCGGCACCCTGCGCGAGCCGCCCGCCAGCCTGCGCCGTGCCAGCTACATTTTCCTCACCAAATCCGATGGCGATAGCGGCGAGATCATTGAGCAGATCCGCAAACACAACGCCGTGGCGGAAATCATCGAGTGTCGCCACCGGCCGGTCCACTTTGAGCACATTCACACGGGTGAGCGTCTGCCGCTGGATGCTTTCCGGGGAAAGTATGTAGGGGCGTTGTCTGGCATCGCCGTGCCGGAGAGTTTTGAAAATAGCCTGCGCAAGCTGGGGGCCAAAGTCCACTGGACTGTCCGCTTCACGGATCACCACCGCTTCCAGGAAAAGGAGATCATCCAGTTCATTGACCGTTGTGAAAATGCGGATGCCCACGCCATCCTCACCACTGAAAAGGACTTCGTACGCTTCCCGAAATCGCTTCCCGATGACATCCCCATTTACTTCCTCCGGGTGGAGATCGAGATCATCAAGGGCCGGGAGATTTTTGACAAACTGGTGCGCCTGATCGCCGAGCCCCGCCACGTGACGCAAGGGCTTGTCAGTGCGGACCTGCTGGAGACGGCGGTATGA
- a CDS encoding right-handed parallel beta-helix repeat-containing protein, with protein sequence MRFLPLLFCLVITVPLFSREVSSKPLRLSKGGTAEQPFVFDGKGMVIDLGIDITDRAWKKDGDIWTSPGPVTEGELIAEGQHTGLFLDEVPVTLARDPVAERARRAVGKKGYAYHPPSLLKPGQMGCLEDGSLYFRWPASKKPGQASIILPSRKSTSGVTIACSHIIVKNITAMHAGNDGFNIHGSWKGIRLENIRALSNADEGISAHDDVQMQVDGAEIAWNGSSVGGVADVDRSTTLYTNCQVHDNVGAAFKFFGRSHSVTDTLIYNQTTDFTLGKETEFKQDRIERR encoded by the coding sequence ATGCGTTTCCTTCCTCTCCTTTTCTGCCTCGTCATCACCGTTCCTCTTTTTTCCAGAGAGGTTTCCTCCAAGCCGCTGCGCTTGTCCAAAGGCGGTACTGCAGAGCAGCCCTTCGTCTTTGACGGCAAAGGAATGGTCATTGACCTCGGCATAGACATCACGGACCGCGCTTGGAAAAAAGATGGCGATATCTGGACCTCTCCAGGTCCCGTGACGGAGGGTGAACTCATTGCCGAAGGCCAGCACACCGGCCTGTTTCTTGATGAAGTTCCTGTCACTCTCGCCCGCGACCCGGTTGCTGAGCGGGCCCGACGCGCTGTAGGCAAAAAAGGCTATGCCTATCATCCGCCTTCCCTGCTTAAACCCGGCCAGATGGGCTGTCTGGAAGACGGCTCCCTGTATTTCCGCTGGCCCGCCTCCAAAAAACCAGGCCAGGCCAGCATCATTCTGCCCTCACGAAAAAGTACCAGCGGTGTCACCATCGCCTGCTCGCACATCATCGTGAAAAACATCACCGCCATGCACGCCGGCAATGACGGGTTCAACATCCACGGCAGTTGGAAGGGCATCCGCCTGGAAAACATCCGCGCGCTCTCCAATGCCGATGAAGGCATCAGCGCCCATGACGATGTGCAGATGCAGGTGGACGGTGCCGAGATCGCCTGGAACGGTTCCTCCGTCGGCGGGGTGGCAGATGTGGACCGCAGTACGACCCTCTACACAAACTGCCAGGTCCACGACAACGTCGGGGCCGCCTTCAAGTTTTTCGGCAGATCCCACTCCGTTACCGATACCCTTATTTACAACCAGACCACCGACTTCACCCTGGGCAAAGAAACGGAATTTAAACAGGACCGCATCGAACGGCGGTGA
- a CDS encoding DUF2281 domain-containing protein: MSTLTAILNPSPDGTLHLPLPAGWKPQQAVRVKAVLEPVLDNPGEAAESASLKGFGCLRGLIWMAPDFDEPLEDFGEYSA, from the coding sequence ATGAGCACCCTCACTGCGATCCTCAATCCATCGCCCGACGGAACGTTGCATTTGCCCTTGCCAGCGGGGTGGAAACCTCAGCAGGCCGTTCGGGTCAAGGCTGTCTTGGAGCCTGTTCTGGACAATCCAGGAGAGGCGGCCGAATCTGCGAGTCTGAAGGGTTTTGGTTGTTTGCGAGGCCTGATATGGATGGCTCCCGATTTTGATGAGCCGCTGGAGGATTTTGGAGAGTATTCTGCATGA
- a CDS encoding N-acetylglucosamine-6-phosphate deacetylase: MKPLDLQVNGYAGTDFNGDSLTAEALHHACHCLREDGCDSILATFITDDIATLERRMSRLVELRENDPLAKEVIAGIHIEGPFINPEKGYVGAHPPQCVKPANLEDTKRLLDAAGGLTKIITLAPEHDADYHVTEFLSRNGITVSAGHCNPSLDQLRAATEHGLSMFTHVGNGCPMLMHRHDNIIHRALSLRDRLWLCFIPDGVHIDFFALINYLRSAGLEKTIFVTDAISAARLGPGNYKLAGWDIKIGEDLVARSPDGSHFVGSTVTIPRILSNGQQSLGLTKAELELLLDTNPRKAVGL; this comes from the coding sequence ATGAAACCGCTCGATCTCCAGGTCAATGGCTACGCAGGCACCGACTTCAACGGCGACAGCCTCACGGCTGAAGCCCTCCACCATGCCTGCCACTGCCTGCGGGAAGATGGCTGTGATTCCATCCTGGCCACGTTCATCACGGATGACATCGCCACGCTGGAGCGGCGCATGAGCCGGCTGGTGGAGCTGCGTGAAAACGATCCTCTGGCCAAGGAGGTGATCGCAGGCATTCACATTGAAGGGCCGTTCATCAATCCGGAAAAAGGCTACGTGGGTGCCCATCCTCCGCAATGCGTAAAGCCAGCCAATCTGGAGGATACCAAACGCCTGCTGGATGCGGCAGGTGGCCTCACCAAGATCATCACCCTGGCCCCTGAGCATGACGCGGACTATCACGTCACGGAGTTTCTTTCCAGGAACGGCATCACCGTCTCCGCCGGGCATTGCAATCCTTCTCTGGACCAGCTCCGCGCAGCGACGGAGCACGGCCTGAGCATGTTCACCCACGTGGGCAATGGCTGCCCCATGCTCATGCACCGGCATGATAACATCATCCACCGCGCACTCTCTTTGCGGGACCGTCTATGGCTCTGCTTCATCCCGGATGGCGTGCACATTGATTTTTTTGCCCTCATTAATTACCTCCGTAGTGCCGGGCTGGAAAAAACCATCTTTGTGACGGATGCCATCTCCGCCGCCCGGCTGGGCCCAGGAAACTACAAACTGGCAGGCTGGGACATCAAGATTGGCGAGGACCTCGTGGCCCGCTCACCAGACGGCTCCCACTTCGTCGGCAGCACCGTGACGATTCCCCGCATCCTCTCCAACGGCCAGCAGTCCCTGGGACTGACCAAAGCCGAGCTGGAACTGCTGCTGGATACGAACCCGCGCAAGGCCGTGGGGCTGTAA
- a CDS encoding DUF6714 family protein — MTSPSPDKAARAEAAALIQEIEKAFADIPRPRITRSVATGYDAEWQLSDERISELASQDAEQHWTDVTDESMQHCQEYFFFSDAEGWRFYLPAYMCHYLRGFPNFGWDAAWGACAEATHIDLLTESQLRCIDQFLSLCKKYES; from the coding sequence GTGACATCGCCATCACCAGATAAAGCCGCCAGGGCCGAGGCCGCCGCTCTAATCCAGGAAATTGAAAAAGCTTTTGCGGATATCCCGCGCCCCAGAATCACCCGAAGTGTGGCCACAGGCTACGATGCCGAGTGGCAATTGTCCGATGAGCGCATCTCTGAACTCGCTTCCCAAGACGCCGAGCAACACTGGACGGACGTCACCGATGAGAGCATGCAGCATTGCCAGGAATACTTTTTCTTTTCAGATGCCGAAGGGTGGCGCTTTTACCTCCCGGCTTACATGTGCCACTACCTTCGCGGCTTCCCCAATTTCGGCTGGGACGCCGCCTGGGGAGCCTGTGCGGAGGCTACTCACATTGACCTGCTGACGGAATCCCAGCTTCGCTGCATTGACCAATTTTTGAGTCTGTGCAAAAAGTACGAATCTTAA
- a CDS encoding polysaccharide lyase, with amino-acid sequence MSRFFLPLLIASAMPLHAALLKLADFETGDVTQLRIQQGSPDAVTLVTSPVRAGKYAAKMLLRATDPEVAKGQRAEFTDDRTKIQMDTEYWYGLSLYLPGEFKAPQKRDAVLFQWHTQQGGPSPVLAIRVQGDEWVITSDAIPGGKRRRMKRLPMQKDVWTDWVVHVRWASDTTGFWSIWKDGVEVINEKDIITQYPEKLGPYAKFGQYHSVEETDRNVIYADEYRVAGPEGSYEMVAPPKAR; translated from the coding sequence ATGTCCCGCTTTTTCCTCCCGCTTCTCATCGCCTCTGCGATGCCTCTTCACGCAGCTCTCTTAAAGCTGGCGGATTTTGAAACCGGTGATGTGACGCAGTTGCGAATCCAACAAGGATCTCCGGATGCGGTGACCTTGGTGACTTCTCCTGTTCGTGCGGGCAAATACGCGGCCAAGATGCTCCTGCGCGCCACCGATCCCGAAGTCGCCAAAGGTCAGCGTGCTGAGTTCACGGATGACCGCACCAAGATCCAGATGGACACGGAGTACTGGTATGGCCTCAGCTTATACTTGCCGGGTGAATTCAAGGCCCCGCAAAAGCGCGATGCCGTGCTCTTTCAATGGCATACCCAGCAGGGCGGCCCCAGCCCCGTGCTGGCCATCCGCGTGCAGGGTGACGAATGGGTCATCACCAGCGATGCCATCCCTGGCGGCAAGCGCCGCAGAATGAAACGGCTGCCCATGCAAAAGGACGTCTGGACGGATTGGGTCGTCCATGTCCGCTGGGCCTCCGATACCACCGGCTTCTGGAGCATCTGGAAAGACGGCGTGGAGGTGATCAACGAGAAAGACATCATCACCCAGTATCCTGAGAAACTCGGCCCCTACGCCAAGTTTGGCCAGTATCACAGTGTGGAGGAAACGGACCGCAATGTGATCTATGCGGATGAATACCGAGTTGCTGGCCCAGAGGGCAGCTATGAGATGGTGGCTCCGCCGAAAGCCCGCTGA
- a CDS encoding glycosyltransferase, whose protein sequence is MSETPPTSSLYPRLTTGGKWLHAGREKWLLKGVSYGPFRPNSRGEPFPEDAVLKKDLEHIRRLGFNALRIYELPTSPMLQAATNLGLRLIVGIPWTDHVDFLRDRRLKKQIRQRLAEVVGQFREEACIACFIIGNEIEKTLVRWMGPSQVRDFLEELIEIGRSIAPHHLFSYATYPSTEYLIPRNADFLAVNLYLEQPEALAAYLQRLQNLAGNKPLVITEFGLDVATHGQQAQRETYAWFQKACTQAAVAGTVWFSYTDEWFRGGEEVTQWSFGLVDAQRQEREVCACLHKDLQTGVLATSPRISVIVCTYNGTATLRACLDSLGRLRYPDFEVLLIDDGSTQDIAVIARDFPTVRYVKQEHAGLSVARNLGATLATGEILAYTDDDCIADEDWLSYLSAGLIDPQWSAAGGPNIPPPPRNRTEAVVAAAPGSPAHVLLSDTEAEHLPGCNLAIRKTALEAIGGFRPQYRVAGDDVDVCWRLREAGGKLHFIPGAMVWHHRRYTIRAYFRQQRGYGRAEALLMKDHPQRFGRLGGARWLGGIYGDRAAALHLVEGSIFHGPFGQGLFQGIYRQGMRCWLDWLGGVLWLMLLAVALLLRMPMAAAVIVSFSLLLAACRLRCLTLAPFSLTLRESFLLLGLCWWQPVAREWERLLGMIRLGARPEGSTPLRHPRQPRRPRKITVPLGEVAFWSESGIGRMELLAKFKHHFEVAGMAVRQDDGWRFFDLETPSQGLLSPAIATVTEYHGGQRCLTRVRLLMRMPAPWFYTLLVLLVALTGFCLTKGIVGILAVAQVVLITSLLKRQPLKQHVMHAAGAAGLTLYKGSNAKPPAA, encoded by the coding sequence ATGTCTGAAACCCCTCCAACCAGCAGTCTTTACCCGCGTCTTACGACGGGGGGAAAATGGCTGCATGCTGGGCGGGAAAAGTGGCTGTTGAAGGGGGTGAGCTACGGCCCATTCAGGCCCAATTCACGTGGGGAACCCTTTCCTGAAGATGCCGTTTTAAAGAAGGATCTGGAGCACATCCGGCGGCTCGGTTTTAATGCGTTGCGGATTTATGAATTGCCCACGTCGCCGATGCTCCAGGCGGCTACAAATCTGGGGCTTCGCTTGATCGTTGGCATCCCATGGACAGACCATGTGGATTTCCTGCGCGACCGCCGTTTGAAAAAACAGATCCGGCAGCGTCTGGCGGAGGTAGTCGGCCAGTTTCGAGAGGAGGCCTGCATTGCCTGTTTCATCATTGGCAATGAGATCGAAAAAACACTCGTGCGCTGGATGGGGCCTTCGCAGGTACGGGATTTTTTGGAGGAGCTGATCGAAATCGGGCGCAGCATCGCACCTCACCATCTGTTCAGTTATGCCACCTATCCCAGCACTGAATATCTGATCCCGCGCAATGCGGATTTTCTGGCAGTGAATCTGTATCTGGAACAACCAGAGGCCCTCGCAGCCTACCTGCAAAGATTGCAGAATCTCGCGGGTAACAAACCCCTCGTCATCACGGAGTTTGGGCTGGATGTCGCCACTCATGGACAGCAGGCGCAGCGGGAAACCTATGCCTGGTTTCAAAAGGCCTGCACTCAGGCGGCTGTCGCAGGGACGGTGTGGTTCAGCTACACGGATGAATGGTTCCGTGGAGGGGAGGAGGTCACCCAGTGGAGCTTTGGGCTGGTGGATGCCCAGAGGCAGGAGCGCGAGGTCTGTGCATGCCTGCATAAGGATTTGCAAACCGGGGTGCTGGCAACCTCTCCTCGCATTTCCGTCATCGTCTGTACCTACAATGGCACGGCCACTTTACGTGCTTGCTTGGATTCCTTGGGTCGCCTGCGCTATCCAGATTTCGAAGTCCTGCTAATCGACGATGGCTCCACCCAAGACATCGCGGTTATTGCGCGGGATTTTCCCACAGTACGTTATGTGAAACAGGAGCATGCAGGCCTCAGCGTCGCACGAAATCTGGGTGCTACTTTGGCTACGGGGGAGATCCTGGCTTATACGGATGATGACTGCATCGCGGATGAAGACTGGCTTTCTTATCTTTCGGCAGGCTTGATCGATCCTCAATGGTCCGCTGCAGGCGGCCCGAATATCCCGCCGCCGCCGCGCAACAGGACGGAAGCCGTCGTTGCCGCTGCGCCTGGCTCCCCTGCTCATGTGCTGCTCTCAGACACCGAGGCAGAGCACCTGCCTGGGTGCAATCTGGCCATCCGTAAAACCGCGCTGGAGGCCATTGGCGGATTCCGCCCTCAGTATCGGGTGGCGGGTGATGATGTGGATGTGTGCTGGAGATTGCGCGAGGCCGGTGGGAAACTGCACTTCATCCCTGGAGCCATGGTCTGGCATCATCGCCGTTACACCATCAGAGCGTATTTCAGGCAGCAGCGGGGTTATGGCCGCGCTGAAGCTTTGTTGATGAAAGACCATCCGCAGCGCTTTGGGCGTCTGGGGGGTGCTCGCTGGTTGGGTGGTATTTATGGGGATCGCGCTGCGGCACTGCATCTGGTGGAGGGCAGTATTTTCCATGGTCCTTTTGGGCAGGGGTTGTTCCAGGGTATTTACCGTCAGGGGATGCGCTGCTGGCTGGACTGGCTCGGTGGCGTGCTGTGGCTCATGCTGCTGGCGGTGGCACTGCTGCTGCGGATGCCCATGGCGGCGGCGGTCATCGTCAGTTTTTCGCTGCTCCTCGCCGCCTGCCGTTTGCGCTGTCTCACGCTCGCGCCTTTCTCCCTCACTTTGCGTGAATCATTTCTTTTGTTAGGCCTATGCTGGTGGCAGCCCGTAGCCCGGGAGTGGGAACGGCTGCTGGGAATGATCCGGCTGGGAGCCCGCCCAGAAGGCAGCACTCCTCTTCGCCATCCACGTCAGCCCAGGCGGCCACGAAAGATCACCGTGCCTCTGGGAGAAGTCGCCTTTTGGAGTGAGTCCGGCATCGGGCGGATGGAGCTGCTGGCCAAATTTAAACACCATTTTGAAGTAGCCGGGATGGCGGTTCGTCAGGATGACGGGTGGCGCTTTTTTGACCTCGAAACCCCTTCGCAGGGTCTCCTGTCTCCTGCCATTGCCACCGTCACGGAGTATCATGGCGGGCAGCGCTGTCTCACCCGTGTGCGGCTGCTGATGCGTATGCCCGCCCCTTGGTTTTACACCCTGCTCGTTTTGCTCGTTGCCTTGACAGGCTTCTGCCTGACCAAGGGTATCGTGGGGATCCTTGCGGTTGCCCAGGTGGTCCTGATTACCAGCTTGCTCAAAAGGCAGCCGTTGAAACAGCATGTCATGCACGCAGCGGGTGCCGCCGGTCTAACGCTGTATAAGGGATCCAATGCGAAACCGCCCGCTGCATGA
- a CDS encoding formate dehydrogenase accessory sulfurtransferase FdhD → MSESSTIELTHLQLGHPAEKRQDVVAREEPLEIRVEGRSVAVVMRTPGHDEELVAGFLVTEGVITCARDVLEISQCPSVGNKHGNIVDVLLGRAVVNWESLTRHVFSASSCGLCGKTSIESVFQKFPTLNQNQCSVRSPQPSDEGAGSLPTENCALNTEHSSSSLTPSSFPPISPDLIASLPAKLRAAQETFSKTGGLHASALFDAQGELIVIREDVGRHNALDKVLGYALQRNLLPLSQHILLVSGRVSFEIIQKALAGGIPIVAAISAPSSLAVDFAQDSGQTLIGFLRGETMNVYTHPERLHFPTPA, encoded by the coding sequence ATGAGCGAATCATCCACCATCGAGCTGACGCACCTTCAGTTAGGCCATCCTGCTGAAAAACGTCAGGACGTGGTGGCCCGGGAGGAGCCTTTGGAAATCCGGGTGGAAGGCCGCAGCGTGGCCGTGGTCATGCGCACTCCTGGACATGATGAAGAGCTGGTGGCCGGATTTCTCGTCACCGAAGGTGTCATCACCTGCGCACGGGATGTGCTGGAAATTTCCCAATGCCCCAGCGTTGGCAACAAGCATGGCAACATTGTGGACGTCCTGCTCGGCCGGGCCGTGGTGAACTGGGAATCCCTGACCCGTCATGTCTTCAGCGCCTCTAGCTGCGGTCTGTGCGGGAAGACGAGCATTGAATCTGTGTTTCAGAAGTTTCCAACGCTGAACCAAAACCAGTGCTCAGTGCGCAGTCCCCAGCCCTCAGATGAAGGTGCCGGGTCATTGCCAACTGAGAACTGCGCACTGAATACTGAACACTCCTCCTCTTCGCTCACACCTTCTTCCTTCCCTCCCATCTCGCCCGACCTCATCGCCTCCCTCCCGGCGAAGCTCCGTGCTGCTCAGGAGACTTTTTCCAAGACCGGCGGTCTCCATGCCAGCGCTCTGTTTGATGCCCAGGGGGAGCTCATTGTCATCCGTGAGGACGTGGGCAGGCACAATGCTCTGGATAAGGTGCTGGGTTACGCGCTGCAACGAAACTTGCTGCCGCTTTCGCAGCACATTTTGTTAGTTAGTGGCCGCGTTTCATTCGAGATCATCCAAAAGGCCCTGGCGGGCGGCATCCCCATCGTTGCCGCCATTTCTGCCCCCAGCAGCCTGGCGGTGGACTTTGCTCAGGATTCAGGCCAGACTCTCATCGGTTTCCTGCGTGGTGAAACGATGAACGTTTACACGCATCCGGAGCGCCTTCATTTTCCAACCCCAGCCTAA
- a CDS encoding DUF3467 domain-containing protein encodes MSNSVKIVGPDSSAPVKISPPAGAVYSNVARLFATPNEVVLDFALNLNAFGPMVDEEAQIVSRVVTSYDGAKRLWMHLTQTLQAYEKKYGPIELDVAKRMKEAP; translated from the coding sequence ATGTCCAACTCCGTAAAAATTGTCGGTCCAGATTCCTCTGCCCCGGTCAAAATTTCCCCTCCTGCAGGCGCTGTGTATTCGAATGTCGCCCGCCTTTTTGCCACCCCGAATGAGGTCGTGCTGGATTTCGCCCTCAACCTGAATGCCTTTGGGCCGATGGTGGATGAAGAGGCCCAGATCGTCAGCCGTGTGGTGACTTCTTATGACGGTGCCAAGCGCCTGTGGATGCATCTCACCCAGACCTTGCAGGCCTATGAAAAGAAGTATGGCCCTATCGAGCTGGATGTGGCCAAGCGGATGAAAGAGGCACCGTAA
- a CDS encoding ParA family protein — protein MAGISFKAMCKTLKKAAAKSLSLGYLRIVIAIATASQKGGVGKTTLCINLAYSLARRGWNTLLVDTDPQGGVGLSLARSTKAKQGFYDFLMGEKNFNKLVLSTRLPELQILPSGQYDACARQGWSPTEVPGRLADLLRAAELKGVDCLIMDTAAGLNGMSESVVKACDFVLLPQQAEPLAVRSVPHMLETLSRFRAEGAGVKVAGILLTMVMSDNPISQKVVTELRALLPADLMFDQNVPRMPSFLEASAMGVPVALVKRNPPPEALIFDQLAAEIEQRTGLLQEREASDNHASLLD, from the coding sequence ATGGCTGGCATTTCTTTTAAGGCGATGTGCAAGACGTTAAAAAAAGCGGCTGCAAAATCTCTCTCTCTCGGCTATCTGCGCATTGTGATCGCCATTGCAACGGCCAGCCAAAAAGGCGGTGTGGGTAAAACCACACTGTGCATCAACCTTGCGTATTCCCTCGCCAGGCGCGGGTGGAACACGCTTCTCGTGGATACGGACCCCCAGGGCGGCGTGGGTTTGTCCCTGGCACGGTCCACTAAAGCCAAGCAGGGATTCTATGATTTCCTGATGGGCGAAAAGAATTTTAACAAGCTGGTCCTCTCCACGCGCCTGCCGGAACTGCAAATCCTGCCTTCAGGCCAGTATGATGCCTGTGCGCGGCAGGGCTGGTCCCCCACGGAGGTGCCGGGCCGTCTGGCAGACCTCCTGCGTGCGGCGGAGCTGAAGGGCGTTGATTGCCTGATCATGGACACAGCAGCCGGTTTAAACGGCATGTCTGAATCCGTGGTGAAGGCCTGTGATTTTGTCCTTCTGCCTCAGCAGGCGGAGCCGCTGGCCGTGCGCAGCGTCCCGCACATGCTGGAGACTTTGTCCCGCTTTCGCGCTGAAGGCGCGGGTGTGAAGGTGGCCGGCATCCTCCTGACCATGGTGATGAGTGACAATCCCATCAGCCAAAAAGTGGTCACTGAACTGCGCGCGCTGCTGCCAGCGGACCTCATGTTCGACCAAAATGTGCCCCGCATGCCTTCCTTTCTCGAGGCCAGCGCCATGGGTGTGCCTGTGGCTTTGGTCAAACGGAACCCTCCTCCTGAGGCGCTGATTTTTGATCAGCTCGCCGCAGAAATCGAACAACGCACCGGGCTGCTCCAGGAACGCGAAGCCTCTGACAACCATGCAAGTCTCCTGGATTGA
- a CDS encoding sialidase family protein encodes MPAPVLFRLGFLALPLLLNALPQIGTAAEPLAQDFSIVWHNPNPEAYVEGPGLVRLDDGSLLAVVPVVPREEWSEERRQEQSLTHILRSTDKGETWQLLTDLPYYSAVPWTDKGTLYLFANKGGPKNARNADLLLLRSSDGGQSWSAPVTLFKGNLWNCHTAMVQRDRKLYWAIDDLSYGKERGPRLVAGDLSRDPMDPKAWRLSDVVKFKPAPAELSDPRFKAMQDQWLEPNVVEIGGRIRVLAALKVRRPTVSGLCALFDATDDGAKLDLKFTQYSAMPGGHLKFCVIYDEVSELYWATTNMATDSQDIAGFQEAARKKGHFRASANDRRFLMLHYSLDGLNWFQAGCIAQAAKLSQSFMYARPVIDGDDLAIIARSSINAPHQHDADHATFHRVSNFRKLALNLVPEKE; translated from the coding sequence GTGCCCGCGCCTGTCCTTTTTCGCCTTGGTTTCCTCGCCCTGCCGCTGCTGCTGAATGCGCTGCCACAGATCGGCACTGCCGCCGAGCCCCTGGCTCAGGATTTTAGCATCGTCTGGCACAATCCAAATCCGGAGGCCTATGTCGAAGGCCCCGGTCTGGTCCGTCTAGACGATGGCTCCCTCCTGGCCGTTGTGCCGGTGGTGCCCCGAGAGGAATGGAGCGAGGAAAGACGCCAGGAGCAGAGCCTGACCCACATCCTTCGCAGTACGGACAAAGGCGAAACGTGGCAACTCCTCACCGATCTGCCTTATTACTCCGCCGTGCCCTGGACGGATAAAGGCACACTGTATCTTTTTGCCAACAAAGGCGGTCCCAAAAACGCCCGCAATGCCGACCTCCTCCTGCTGCGCAGCAGTGATGGTGGCCAAAGCTGGTCCGCACCCGTCACCCTTTTCAAAGGCAATCTCTGGAACTGCCACACCGCGATGGTCCAGCGAGACCGGAAGCTTTATTGGGCCATTGATGACCTGAGTTATGGCAAAGAACGCGGCCCGCGCCTCGTCGCCGGGGATCTTTCCCGCGATCCCATGGACCCGAAAGCCTGGCGACTCTCCGACGTGGTGAAATTTAAACCCGCCCCGGCGGAGCTCTCGGACCCGCGTTTCAAAGCCATGCAGGACCAGTGGCTGGAGCCAAACGTCGTAGAGATCGGTGGCCGCATCCGGGTGCTGGCCGCGCTTAAAGTCAGACGCCCCACCGTCTCCGGTCTCTGCGCCCTTTTTGATGCCACGGATGATGGTGCCAAGCTGGACCTCAAGTTCACCCAGTACAGCGCCATGCCGGGCGGGCATCTCAAATTCTGCGTCATTTATGATGAGGTTTCCGAGCTCTACTGGGCCACGACGAACATGGCCACCGACAGCCAAGACATCGCCGGTTTCCAGGAAGCCGCGCGCAAAAAAGGCCACTTCAGAGCCTCCGCCAATGACCGCCGTTTCCTCATGCTTCATTATAGTCTCGATGGCCTGAACTGGTTCCAGGCCGGCTGCATTGCCCAAGCCGCCAAGCTCTCCCAGTCCTTCATGTACGCCCGCCCCGTCATTGATGGGGACGACCTCGCCATCATCGCTCGCTCTTCCATCAACGCTCCTCATCAGCACGATGCCGACCACGCCACCTTCCACCGCGTGAGTAACTTCAGGAAGCTGGCGCTAAATCTGGTGCCTGAGAAGGAATAG